In Thalassophryne amazonica chromosome 14, fThaAma1.1, whole genome shotgun sequence, one DNA window encodes the following:
- the LOC117525283 gene encoding trichohyalin-like gives MCICSTASVAQVDCFYFSASDSSAEKHFVIHQLFVPFIFVQRLHEKTMQKEEQLVQNDANPKNKEVEALEKVQVIEQETRITGINDGCQKEMEAKVVTFQQELQNLQVHFRNDKQTKQMQYLHALKKQGTCFKKEQERKERQYRDVLKKQGMWFKKEQESKQMQYRDVQKKQGMWFKKEQESKQMQYRDVQKKQGMWFKKEQESKQMQYRDVQKNQGMWFKKEQESKQMQYRDVQKNQGLCFKKEQEMKEASFQQQLKEKGVSNQNEQEHQRVIFKELETKEAWFRHQLEEKDTIFQKKLEEMKASYRKEQVFKETWFNQQLEQMVVSFQKVVMDKDASFMKEQETKDAWIRHLGEKTDSLQKQLEEKDAIFRKEQEMKDALFQQQLAEKDVSFHKIMEDKDASFQKKLKELDISFSKEKESREACFQQQLELKDASFHKVLEDKEASFRKQQEMKEAWFQQELEAKDISFTKEKEMMAARLRQHLEEKDASAQKKLEEHTARFKREQETMEASFQQQLKENNARFQKVLEEKDARCKQEQEIMEARFHQQLQEKHESFQKNLEDNHTVFMQEQNAKEDWFQRQMKLKDAIFQNKMEEKDASLRMEQEIKAWYRRQIKQKDASFCKVLEDKDASFVKERENKEAWFRQKLKEKDSSFQQVLEDKDGSYRKERETMEAWYQQQLEEKDASFQKKLEEKDAIFQKEQEDKDGSYRKEWETMEAWYQQQLEEKDASFQKKLEEKDAIFQKEQEDKDGSYRKERETMEAWYQQQLEEKDASFQKKLEEKDAIFQKEQEDKDGSYRREWETMEAWYQQQLEEKDAIFQKKLEEKDAIFQKEQEDKDGSYRKEQETMEAWYQQQLEEKDASFQKKLEEKGAIFQKEPEEKEAWLRQCLEEERMPASKKFWKTRTPATSQSRKPQKLGSNNSWKKKKPASRKSCRKMMPATEKRRKPRRFGSNNSWMKRMAVSRKSC, from the coding sequence ATGTGCATCTGCTCAACAGCCTCAGTTGCTCAGgttgattgtttttatttcagtGCATCTGACTCGTCAGCTGAAAAACACTTTGTAATCCATCAACTTTTTGTCCCTTTTATATTTGTACAGCGCTTGCATGAAAAAACAATGCAGAAGGAAgagcagttggtacagaatgatgCCAACCCAAAGAATAAGGAGGTGGAAGCTTTGGAGAAAGTCCAGGTTATTGAACAGGAAACCAGAATAACCGGAATAAATGATGGTTGTCAAAAAGAAATGGAAGCCAAAGTGGTGACGTTTCAACAAGAGCTTCAGAACCTGCAGGTGCACTTCAGGAATGACAAGCAAACCAAGCAGATGCAATACCTGCATGCACTGAAAAAGCAGGGGACCTGCTtcaagaaagagcaggaaagaAAAGAGAGGCAATACCGagatgtgctgaaaaagcagggcATGTGGTTtaagaaagagcaggaaagtaagcagATGCAATACAGAGATGTGCAGAAAAAGCAGGGCATGTGGTTtaagaaagagcaggaaagtaagcagATGCAATACAGAGATGTGCAGAAAAAGCAGGGCATGTGGTTtaagaaagagcaggaaagtaagcagATGCAATACAGAGATGTGCAGAAAAACCAGGGCATGTGGTTtaagaaagagcaggaaagtaagcagATGCAATACAGAGATGTGCAGAAAAACCAGGGTCTCTGCTTCAAGAAAGAGCAGGAAATGAAGGAGGCTTCGTTCCAGCAACAGCTGAAGGAAAAGGGTGTGAGCAACCAGAATGAGCAGGAACACCAGAGAGTTATTTTCAAAGAGTTGGAAACTAAGGAGGCTTGGTTCCGACACCAACTTGAAGAGAAAGATACCATCTTCCAGAAAAAGCTAGAAGAAATGAAAGCAAGCTACAGGAAAGAGCAGGTGTTCAAGGAGACTTGGTTCAACCAACAGCTGGAACAAATGGTTGTCAGCTTCCAGAAAGTTGTGATGGATAAGGATGCCAGCTTCATGAAAGAGCAGGAAACCAAGGATGCTTGGATCCGACATCTGGGAGAAAAGACTGACAGTTTACAGAAACAGCTTGAAGAAAAGGATGCCATTTTCAGGAAAGAGCAAGAGATGAAGGATGCTTTGTTCCAGCAACAGCTGGCAGAAAAAGATGTCAGTTTCCACAAAATTATGGAAGACAAAGATGCCAGCTTCCAGAAAAAGCTCAAAGAACTGGATATTAGTTTCAGCAAAGAAAAGGAAAGCAGGGAGGCTTGTTTCCAGCAGCAGCTGGAGTTAAAGGATGCCAGCTTCCACAAAGTTCTGGAAGATAAAGAAGCCAGTTTCAGAAAACAGCAGGAAATGAAGGAAGCTTGGTTTCAACAGGAGCTGGAAGCAAAGGATATCAGCTTCACGAAAGAGAAGGAAATGATGGCAGCAAGGTTAAGACAACACTTGGAAGAAAAGGATGCCAGCGCCCAGAAAAAGTTGGAAGAACACACTGCTAGGTTCAAGAGAGAGCAAGAAACCATGGAGGCTTCATTCCAACAACAGCTGAAAGAAAACAATGCCAGATTCCAGAAAGTTCTGGAAGAAAAAGATGCCAGATGCAAGCAAGAGCAGGAAATCATGGAAGCTCGGTTCCATCAACAGCTGCAAGAAAAACATGAGAGTTTTCAGAAAAACCTGGAGGACAATCATACAGTCTTCATGCAAGAGCAGAATGCTAAAGAGGATTGGTTCCAACGGCAGATGAAATTAAAGGACGCCATTTTCCAGAACAAGATGGAAGAAAAGGATGCCAGCCTGAGGATGGAGCAGGAAATCAAGGCTTGGTACCGACGACAGATAAAACAAAAGGATGCCAGCTTCTGCAAAGTTCTGGAAGACAAGGATGCCAGCTTTGTGAAAGAGCGGGAAAACAAGGAGGCTTGGTTCAGGCAAAAGCTGAAAGAAAAGGATTCTAGCTTCCAGCAAGTTCTGGAAGACAAGGATGGCAGCTACAGGAAAGAGCGGGAAACCATGGAAGCTTGGTATCAACAACAGCTGGAAGAAAAAGATGCCAGCTTCCAGAAAAAGTTGGAGGAAAAGGATGCCATCTTCCAGAAAGAGCAGGAAGACAAGGATGGCAGCTACAGGAAAGAGTGGGAAACCATGGAAGCTTGGTATCAACAACAGCTGGAAGAAAAAGATGCCAGCTTCCAGAAAAAGTTGGAGGAAAAGGATGCCATCTTCCAGAAAGAGCAGGAAGACAAGGATGGCAGCTACAGGAAAGAGCGGGAAACCATGGAAGCTTGGTATCAACAACAGCTGGAAGAAAAAGATGCCAGCTTCCAGAAAAAGTTGGAGGAAAAGGATGCCATCTTCCAGAAAGAGCAGGAAGACAAGGATGGCAGCTACAGGAGAGAGTGGGAAACCATGGAAGCTTGGTATCAACAACAGCTGGAAGAAAAAGATGCCATCTTCCAGAAAAAGTTGGAGGAAAAGGATGCCATCTTCCAGAAAGAGCAGGAAGACAAGGATGGCAGCtacaggaaagagcaggaaaccaTGGAAGCTTGGTATCAACAACAGCTGGAAGAAAAAGATGCCAGCTTCCAGAAAAAGTTGGAGGAAAAGGGTGCCATCTTCCAGAAAGAGCCTGAAGAGAAGGAAGCTTGGCTCAGGCAGTGCTTGGAAGAAGAAAGGATGCCAGCTTCCAAAAAGTTCTGGAAGACAAGGACGCCAGCTACAAGTCAAAGCAGGAAACCACAGAAGCTTGGTTCCAACAACAGTTGGAAGAAAAAGAAGCCTGCTTCCAGAAAAAGCTGCAGGAAAATGATGCCAGCTACAGAAAAAAGGAGGAAACCAAGGAGATTTGGTTCCAACAACAGCTGGATGAAAAGAATGGCAGTTTCCAGAAAAAGCTGTTAG